The proteins below come from a single Aspergillus oryzae RIB40 DNA, chromosome 5 genomic window:
- a CDS encoding uncharacterized protein (calcium transporting ATPase) has product MWKMIIGQSIYQLAVTLVLHFAGSSIFSYTPDDKDGLQTAVFNTYVWMQIFNMYNNRQLENSINLLEGLSRNWLFICVTLLMMGCQILIIFVGGRVFSVVRLTGTQWAYSLVLGALSILVGFVIRLVPDEPVEWVFDGLGVVWSFILLKLKTFRRRRDDDVGV; this is encoded by the exons atgtggaagatgatcatAGGGCAATCAATCTATCAACTAGCGGTGACTCTTGTCCTTCACTTCGCTGGAAGCAGTATCTTTTCCTATACACCTGACGACAAGGATGGACTCCAGACAGCGGTATTTAACACATACGTTTGGATGCAGATCTTTAATATGTATAA CAACCGCCAACTCGAAAACAGCATCAACCTTCTCGAGGGCTTATCCCGAAATTGGCTATTCATATGTGTCACTCTCCTAATGATGGGCTGCCAAATCCTAATTATTTTTGTGGGAGGCCGTGTCTTCTCAGTTGTCAGACTTACCGGTACCCAGTGGGCATACTCGCTTGTTTTGGGGGCTCTATCCATCTTGGTCGGATTCGTTATTAGACTCGTACCGGATGAGCCTGTTGAGTGGGTCTTTGATGGGCTGGGGGTTGTTTGGTCGTTCATACTTTTGAAGCTAAAGACTttccggagaagaagggatgatgatgttggcGTTTGA